The following DNA comes from Amycolatopsis solani.
CGCTTCGCCGGGTTCGTCCGCGCCGAGTGCGTCCGGCTGGTCGACGGCTTCGCGGCCGACGGACGCGCGGAGCTGCGACGCGCGCTGGCCGGCCCGCTTTCCGTGGCGGTCGTGGCCGACGCGCTCGGCCTGGCCGACACGGACACCGCACGGGTGCTGGCCTGGTACGACGCGATCGTGTCCACAGTGGACGACATTTCCGCGGGTCGTCCGCCGGGTTCGGCCGGTGCGGAGGCGTTCGGCCAGCTGCGTGCGCACATCGAAGGCGCGGTCGGCCGGCGCTCCCTGCTGACCGAAGCGGCTTCGGCGCTGGACCTGCCGGAGGTGGTGTCGAACGCGGCGGTGCTGATGTTCGGCGGCATCGAGACGACCGAGGGCATGATCGCCAACCTCCTGCGGCACCTGCTGCGCGACCCGGCGCGGTGGGCGGAAGTCCGCGCGGACCGCACGCTGATCCCGGCGGCGATCGAGGAGTCCCTGCGCCTCGAACCCGCGGCGGCGGTGGTCGACCGGTACGCGACCCGTGACGTTTCGTTGGCCGGAGCGTCGATCGCCCAGGGCGATCTGGTGACGGTCTCACTGACGGCCGCGAACCGCGACCCGGCGGTGTTCCCGAACCCGGACGTGTTCGACCCGGGGCGTGCTGACCTGCGCAAACAGCTGGCGTTCGCGCACGGCCCGCACTTCTGCCTCGGCGCCGACCTCGCCCGCCTGGAGGCGCGGATCGCGGTCGAGACGCTGCTGGACCGGCTGCCCGGCCTCGCGCTGGAGTCGGAAGTGGCGCCGTCGGGCCTGGTGTTCCGCAAACCGGCGGCCGTGCCCGTGCGGTGGCTGCCATCATGACCGCATGACTGCGTGGCGGGAGTTCGAAGCGGCGGAACCGGAGTTCGCGAAGCGCGTGCGGACGCTGTTCGACGCGCACAAGCACAAGACGATCGCAACGCTGCGAGCCGACGGTTCGCCGCGGATTTCGGGCATCGAGACGAGGTTCACGGACGGCGAGCTGACGTTCGGCTCGATGCCGAACGCCCGGAAGGGCGCGGATCTGGCGCGGGACCCGCGGTTCGCTCTGCACAGCGCGACGGTCGACCCGGTCGAGGGCGAGGAGGCGGCTTGGCCGGGGGAGGCGAAGATCGCGGGCCGCGCGGTGCCGGGCGACGGTGACGGCTTCCGGGTGGACATCGCGGAGGTCGTCCACACGCACCTGAACGCGGCGGCGACGTTGCTGGTGGTGGAGTGGTGGACGCCGTCAGGCGGGCTGCGGAAGGTGGAGCGCGAGTGAGCTGAGCGGTGTGCGGATGTCGTGAATGACTCATTCCTGTCGTCTGGCGACATGAATGAGTCATTCACGACATTCGGGCGGCGGGTGAGCGCTTGCCCGGTGCCCAAGCAGGCCCGGGCTCACTCCACGGTGACCGACTTGGCCAGGTTGCGCGGCTTGTCGATGTCGTAGCCCAGGCTGAGCGCGGCGTGGTAGGCGAGCAGCTGCAGCGGGATCGTGAGGAGGATCGGGTCCAGTTCCGGCTCGGTCTTCGGGACGACGATCCGCGGGACGTCGAGCTCGCCGAAGTCGACGTCCTCGTGCGTCACGGCCAGCACGGCGCCGCCGCGGGCCTTGATCTGCTGCACGGCGGCCAGGTTGCGCCCGGTCAGCTCGTCCGACGGCACGATCGCGACGGTCGGCAGCGCCGGGTCGATCAGGGCGAGCGGGCCGTGCTTGAGCTCGGACGTCTGGTACGCCTCGGCGTGGCGGTAGGAGATCTCCTTGAACTTCTGCGCGCCCTCCCGCGCCACCGGGTAACCCCGGACGCGGCCGACGAAGAACAGGCTGTTCGCGGTGGCGATTTCCTTCGCGTGCTCGGCTATGCGCGGCCCTTCGTCCAAAATGGACTTGATCTGACCCGGCATGGCGCGCAGCGCGTCGATGATCCGCTGTCCGTCCGCATTGGACAGGTCGCGGACCCGGCCGAGGGCCAGCGCGAGCAGGGCGAAGCCGATCGCCATGTTGGTGAGCGCCTTGGTCGAGGCGACCGCGATCTCGGGACCGGCGTGCAGGTACACGCCGCCGTCACAGGCGCGGGCGATGGTCGAGCCGACGACGTTGACCAGGCCGACCACGCGGCCGCCCTTGCGCTTGATCTCTTCGACGGCGAAGGCGGTGTCGATCGTCTCGCCGGACTGGCTGACCGCGACGTAGAGCGTGTCCGCCTCGATGATCGGGTTGCGGTAGCGGAACTCCGACGCGGCTTCGGCGTCGGCGGGGATCCTCGCCAGCTCCTCGATCATCGTCGCGCCGACCTGGCCGGCGTAGTAGGCGGAGCCGCAGCCGAGGATCTTCACCCGGCTGAAGCCGCGCAGCTCCCGCGGCGTCAGGTTGAGCCCGTCCAGGCGCGCGACGCCGAACCGGTCGTCGAGCCGGCCGCGGATGATCCGCTCCACGGATTCGGGCTGCTCCTGGATTTCCTTGGCCATGTAGTGCGGGTAGCCGCCCAGGTCGAGGTCTTCGGCGGCGATGTCGATCTCGGTGGCGGGCTTGGTGGTGTCGCTCTCGTCGACGGTGAAGGTCCGGTAGCCGGTGGCGAAGACCGTCGCGAACTCGCCGTCGTCGAGGTGCGCGACCTGCGAGGTGTGTCGGACCAGCGCGGCGAGGTCGCTGGCGATGAACATCTCCCGCTCGCCGACCCCGATGATCAGCGGCGAGCCGTTGCGCGCGATCACCAGCCGGTCGGGGTGCTCGCTGTCGGTGACGGCGATCGCGTACGTGCCGGTGATCCGCGAGACCGCTTCGACGACGGCGTCTTCGAGGGTGTCCGCGTTCGCGCGGGCGATCAGGTGGGCGAGGACCTCGGTGTCGGTCTCGGAGGTGAGGGTGACGCCGGCGTCGGTGAGCTGCGCGCGCAGGGCGTCGGCGTTGTCGATGATCCCGTTGTGGACGACGCAGATGCGCCCGTCTTCGGAGGTGTGCGGGTGGGCGTTGGCCTCGGACGCGGGCCCGTGGGTGGCCCACCGCGTGTGCCCGATGCCGACCTTGCCGCTGAGGCGCTTCGGCAGCGCGGCGGTGAGGTTGCGCACCCGCCCGACGACCCGGTGGACCTGGGCGTTCTTCGCGCCGAGCACGGCGATCCCGGCCGAGTCGTAGCCGCGGTACTCCAGCCGCGTCAGGCCTTCGAGCAGGATGGGGGCGGCGTTCTGGCCGCCGATGTAGCCGACGATTCCGCACATGGCGAACCTCTTCTAGCCGTAGACGATGCGGCGCAGCTGCCGCTCGGACAACGCGGGCGCGGCGACGAGGCGCCCGCGGAGCTCGGCGGCGATGAGCGGGAAGATTTCGGGATTCTTCCGCCCTTCGGCCTGCAGCTCGGTGTGCCGCCGCCGGACGTAGGCCTCGGTGGGCATCCGGTAGTAGGCGAGGACGTCGTCGACGACCCGCGCCGCGACGCCGGGCGGGAGCCCGGTGGACGCGGCGACGCGATCGACGATCTCGGTGTCCGGCACGTCGGCCATCATGCACTGCGCGGGTGGCGAAACCCAAATTCTTGCCCGAATTCGGGCAAGTCCGCTTCGATCAGGGGGAGTCGCGCACCGCGCGGATGGCCTCGAGTAGCCGGGGGCCGGCACGTCTTCGGCAATCGATTCACTGGTCGCGGGATCGATCAGCGCGGAACTCGGCTAGGCTCGCCGTCGAACGGGTGCGGCGTCGGAACGCCCGTTCGGCGACTCCCCTTGGCGCATCGAGCCGAAGGAGTGCGCCTTGATCACGTTCGCCGGGATGAGCCTGCCGGTCACCAGCCTCGACCGATCGCTCCCGTTCTACACCTCACTCGGGTTCACCACCGAAGTCCGCAACGGCCGGTTCGCGTTGCTGCGCCTGGGAACCGGCACGCTCGGCCTGCTGGAACTGGGTGCCGTCGTCTCCCGGGAAACGACCCGGCTGCGGGCGTTCGTCCAGGTCGAGCTGCTCGCCGACGACCTCGACGAGCTGTACGCCGACTTCGTCGCCCGCGGGGTGCCGGTGCTCGGCCCGCCGCGTGATCGCGGGTTCGAGCGGCAGCTCCAGCTGCGGGACCCCGACGGGTTCACGGTCGAGTTCGCCGACCACAGCCCGCGCTGACCTCGGCCGGGCTAGCCGTGGGCGGTGATCGCCGCGTCGGCGCTCGGGTAGGTCGGGAAGAAGTCCGCGAGGCCGATCAAGCCGAACGTCCGCTTGAGCCGGGCCGGGACGGCGGCCAGTGCGACGCCGGCGCCGGCCGCGTCGGCGACGTTGCGGGCCGCGATCAGCGTGGAAATGCCGCTGGAGTCGCAGAACGTCACCCCGGCCAGGTCGATCACCAGCAGCTGGCCGCGGTCCAGGGGCGCGGAACCGATCGCGGCGCGCAGCCGGGGGGCGGTGGCCACGTCGAGCTCGCCTTCGACCGAGACCACCGGCCCGGTTCCAGTGGTTCGCGTGGTCGTGGAAAACAGGGTCACGGTGGATCGCCTCCGGGAAACGGGATGCTCAGCGCGAGCAGGGCGGTGTCGTCGTCGACGCCGTCGCCGAAGCCGGCGAGCAGGTCGGTCACGGCGGCGACGACCGACGGCGCGGTGGTGGGCACCCGGCCGGTCAGGTGGGCCCGCAGCCGCTCGCCGCTGTAGCGGGTGCGGCCGTGGGTGCGGGCTTCGGTCAGCCCGTCGCTGTAGAGGAGCAGGGTGTCGCCCGGCGCCAGGAAGACGTCCACGGTGGCGAAGCGCGCGTGGGGGAACGCGCCGACCAGCTGCCCGCCGGGGACGGTGAGGAACGCCGACGTGCCGTCGGCGCGCAGCAGCAGGGCCGGCGGGTGGCCGCCGCTGCCGAGGGTGACCGCGGCGCCGCCGTCGCCGGGCCGGACGACGCCGTGGACGACCGTGCAGTAGCGCGGGTCGGCGCCGTCGTATTCCTGGTGCAGCACGGTGTTGAGGTGCGTCAGCACGGTCGCCGGGTCCGGGTCGTACGTCGCGGCCGCGCGCAGCGTGTAGCGCGCCAGCGACGTCACCACGGCCGCGCCGGCGCCCTTCCCGGAGACGTCGCCGAGGAAGAACCCCCACGTGCCGCCGGTCAGCGGGAACAGGTCGTAGAAGTCGCCGCCGACCTCGTCGGGTGACGCGGGGTGGTAGTACGCCGCGACCTGCACGCCCGGCACCTCGGGCAGGGCCGGCGGCAGCAGGGTCCGCTGCAGCGTCCGCGCCAGCCGCTGCACCCGGTCGCGTTCGCGTTCGGCGGCTTCGCGCGCCCGCAGGAGCTCCCGCTCGTAGGCGCGCCTGTCCCGCGCGTCGAAGACGGTGGTGCGGATCAGCTGCGGCTGCCCGTCGGTGCCGGTCTTGACCGTCGAGGTCACCAGCACCGGCAGCCGCGTGCCGGTCGCGGTCTTCAGCTCGAACGCGACCCCGCCGAGCTCACCTTGCATGCGCAGCAGCGGCGCGAAGTGCGTCTCGTGGTAGATCCGGCCGCCGACGGTGAGCAGGTCGGCGAACCGGCGCCGCCCGACGACGTCGCCGCGTTCCCAGCCGAGCCAGCCGAGCAGCGTCGCGTTGATCTTCGCGATCGTGCCGTCGAGCAACGTCGAAAGGTAGCCGCAGGGCGCGTGTTCGTAGAGGTCTTCGGCGCTGTCTTCCAGCAACGCCGAGAACGCCGGGCCGGCCTGGTCGCCGGCGTCGCACATCATGGTCCGCTCACGAAGGCCGTGATCGCGGCGGCGGTCGCCTCCGGCGCGCTGAGCTGCGGGCAGTGCCCGGTCGCGTCCAGCGTGACCAGCACGCTGCCCTCGATCCGTTCGTGCGTGAACCGCGCGACCTCCGGCGGCGCGATGGCGTCCTGCGCGCACTCGACGATCAGCGTCGGCACCGAAACCTTCGCCAGGTCGGCGCGGTTGTCGGAGAGGAAGGTCGCCCTGGCGAAGACCCGCGCGATCGCGGGATCGGTGCGGCAGAAGCTGTTCGTCAGCTCCTCGCCGAGCTCCGGGCGGTCCGCGTTGCCCATGATCACCGGCGCCATCGCCGCCGACCAGCCCAGGTAGTTGGCGTCGAGCGCCTCGAGCAGCTCGTCGATGTCCGCGCGGCTGAACCCGCCCCGGTAGTCCCCGTCGTCGAGGTAGCACGGCGACGGCGTGAGCAGCACCAGCTTCGCGAACCGGTCCGGTTCGCGGTTGGCGGCCAGCACCGCGATCATCGCGCCGACCGAGTGGCCGACCAGGACGACGTCCGCCAGGCCGAGCTCGTGGCAGATCGCCAGGACGTCGTCGGCGTAGCCGTCGAGACCGCCGTAGCGCCCGGCGGTCCACGCCGAGGTGTCCGAGCGGCCGGAACCGGTGTGGTCGAACAGCACCACGCGGTACCGCTCGGCGAGCGCCGGGACGACGAGGCGCCAGAGGTTCTGGTCACAGCCGAAACCGTGCGCGAGCAGGAGCGTGGGACCGTCTTCGAGACCGGTTACGACCACGTTGTTCCGGCGGCGCATGCTCACCGGCTCATCTTCTCACCGAGTCCGGAGAACCGTGAGGTCAACCGGCCGGTCAGCGCGCGAGGGCGGCGTCCCGGGTGGTCGTGACGCCCAGCGCTTCGCGCAAGCCGGTCAGCTGGAGGGTGCGGGCGACGACGCTGCCCTCCGGCGCGACGACCCGCACCCGGGTGCCGTGGCCGGCGCCGTGGCGGGCTTCGAGCAGGGCCGTGATGCCGATGGAAGCGAGGAACGAGACCCCGCTCAGGTCGAGCACGAGCAGGCCCGGCGGGTCGGCCAGCGCTTCGGTGATGGCGTTGCTCAGCACGGAGGCGCTGAGGAGGTCGATTTCGCCGGACACCGTCAGGACGACCGCGTCGCCGGTGCGTTCCGGCGTCACGCGCACCAGGTCCTGGGGCCGCATCCGATTGCCGTCCGTGGTCACCCGGAGCTCCTCCTCCTGTCGCCTGGTCTCCACCGAGTGGGTCGTACCCGGATCGGGCACCGGGCAAACCTCACCGGCGGACTCGCGCTGAGCGGGGGAGATGTACGTCTCGCGGAGGCAACGGGGTGTAACGGATCACCCGGTCGGCCGATAGCTCGATCGTGTCCGGGGGTGGCCCGGCCTTCACGAACGGACTACCCGATGCGACGCCTGTCCCTCGCCGCTGCCCTCGCGGCCGGCACCCTCGCCCTCACCGCCTGCTCCGGCACCTCCGGGACGGCGGTGCCGGCCGCCGCCGGGTCGTCGTCCGCGGCCGCCGCCGCGGCCACGTCCACCGCGCCGCCCGCGCTCGAGGCCGCCAAGGTCGGTTCCGCCGTCGCCGAGGCCGCCAAGCAGGCCACCTCCGTGCGCGTCAAGGGCACCATGGCCGACGACGGGAACAACATCAACCTGGACCTGCAGCTCAACCAGGACAGCGCGAGCGGCACCGTGGTCAAGGACGGCCTCGAGATCCCCGTCCTGCGCGTCGGCGACAAGTACTTCTTCCGCTTCACCGAGTCGCTGGTCAAGCAGGCCGGGATCCCGGCATCGGTCGGCAAGAAGCTCACCGGCAAGTGGGTCCCGTCCACGGCCCAGATCGGCGCCGGCATCGCCGACGCCTTCAAGGTGTTCCTCGACTACAAGTCGTTCACCGAGAACACCGTCGGCGAGCTGGCGTCGTCGACCTTCACCGGCGGCGAGCCCACCACGCTCGGCGGTGTCCCGGCGCTCAACTTCACCAGCACGGACGGCACCGCGACCGTCGCCGCCGACGCGCCGCACTACCTGCTGCGCATGCAGGACCCGAAGAGCGGCACCATCGAGTTCAGCGACTGGAACAAGCCGGCCACCGTCCAGGCGCCCCCGGCTTCGGAGATCTACTCCGGTCCCGGCGCCTGACACAGTCCATTGTGGACCGGCGCACCGTCGGTGGTGTGCCGGTCCGCTCGGGACCGCTGTGGTCCAACCGATTGAAGCCACGCGTCGCCGCGGTTGTCAACCTTGGCGACCCGATCAGACCACTCCGCCAGTAAGCGCTTTCTGCACAATCCGGCGGTCCTCAAACCCGCCGCCGCGTGCTAGCGTGGGAGCGCTCCCAGATCGAACTGTCCTGTCGAGCGGTACTCCAGGAGGTCGGTATGAAGTGGCGTTTTCTCCGCGCGGCCGTGGCCGGCCTGCTGCTGGCCGCCTGCGCCGTCGTGGTCCCGGCGCCGGCCGGTGCGGCCGCGCCCACGCGGGTCATGGCGCTGGGTGACTCCATCACGGGATCGCCCGGGTGCTGGCGGGCCCTGCTGTGGCAGCACCTCCAGCAGACCGGGCACACCGACGTCGACTTCGTCGGCACGCTGCCGCCCCAGGGCTGCGGGTTCACCTACGACGGCGAGAACGAAGGCCACGGCGGCTTCCTCGCGACGGGGATCGCCCGAGACAACCAGCTGCCCGGCTGGCTGTCCTCGACGCACCCGGACGTCGTCCTGATGCACCTGGGCACCAACGACGTCTGGAGCGGCATCCCGGCGAGCACGATCCTGGACGCCTACACCACGCTGCTGGGCCAGCTGCGTGCGAGCAACCCGGCGACCAAGCTCGTCGTCGCGAAGATCATCCCGATGAACCCGGCGAACTGCCCGGCCTGCGGCCAGCGGGTGGCC
Coding sequences within:
- a CDS encoding cytochrome P450; translated protein: MIGELTAEPYPLLARLRATEPVSWRPELNGWLVTRHDLALRVMRDAATFTVDDPRFSTARVVGPSMLSLEAAEHTRHRTPFARHFRPREISDRFAGFVRAECVRLVDGFAADGRAELRRALAGPLSVAVVADALGLADTDTARVLAWYDAIVSTVDDISAGRPPGSAGAEAFGQLRAHIEGAVGRRSLLTEAASALDLPEVVSNAAVLMFGGIETTEGMIANLLRHLLRDPARWAEVRADRTLIPAAIEESLRLEPAAAVVDRYATRDVSLAGASIAQGDLVTVSLTAANRDPAVFPNPDVFDPGRADLRKQLAFAHGPHFCLGADLARLEARIAVETLLDRLPGLALESEVAPSGLVFRKPAAVPVRWLPS
- a CDS encoding STAS domain-containing protein, translating into MTLFSTTTRTTGTGPVVSVEGELDVATAPRLRAAIGSAPLDRGQLLVIDLAGVTFCDSSGISTLIAARNVADAAGAGVALAAVPARLKRTFGLIGLADFFPTYPSADAAITAHG
- the glmS gene encoding glutamine--fructose-6-phosphate transaminase (isomerizing) — encoded protein: MCGIVGYIGGQNAAPILLEGLTRLEYRGYDSAGIAVLGAKNAQVHRVVGRVRNLTAALPKRLSGKVGIGHTRWATHGPASEANAHPHTSEDGRICVVHNGIIDNADALRAQLTDAGVTLTSETDTEVLAHLIARANADTLEDAVVEAVSRITGTYAIAVTDSEHPDRLVIARNGSPLIIGVGEREMFIASDLAALVRHTSQVAHLDDGEFATVFATGYRTFTVDESDTTKPATEIDIAAEDLDLGGYPHYMAKEIQEQPESVERIIRGRLDDRFGVARLDGLNLTPRELRGFSRVKILGCGSAYYAGQVGATMIEELARIPADAEAASEFRYRNPIIEADTLYVAVSQSGETIDTAFAVEEIKRKGGRVVGLVNVVGSTIARACDGGVYLHAGPEIAVASTKALTNMAIGFALLALALGRVRDLSNADGQRIIDALRAMPGQIKSILDEGPRIAEHAKEIATANSLFFVGRVRGYPVAREGAQKFKEISYRHAEAYQTSELKHGPLALIDPALPTVAIVPSDELTGRNLAAVQQIKARGGAVLAVTHEDVDFGELDVPRIVVPKTEPELDPILLTIPLQLLAYHAALSLGYDIDKPRNLAKSVTVE
- a CDS encoding alpha/beta fold hydrolase, translating into MSMRRRNNVVVTGLEDGPTLLLAHGFGCDQNLWRLVVPALAERYRVVLFDHTGSGRSDTSAWTAGRYGGLDGYADDVLAICHELGLADVVLVGHSVGAMIAVLAANREPDRFAKLVLLTPSPCYLDDGDYRGGFSRADIDELLEALDANYLGWSAAMAPVIMGNADRPELGEELTNSFCRTDPAIARVFARATFLSDNRADLAKVSVPTLIVECAQDAIAPPEVARFTHERIEGSVLVTLDATGHCPQLSAPEATAAAITAFVSGP
- a CDS encoding PP2C family protein-serine/threonine phosphatase — protein: MMCDAGDQAGPAFSALLEDSAEDLYEHAPCGYLSTLLDGTIAKINATLLGWLGWERGDVVGRRRFADLLTVGGRIYHETHFAPLLRMQGELGGVAFELKTATGTRLPVLVTSTVKTGTDGQPQLIRTTVFDARDRRAYERELLRAREAAERERDRVQRLARTLQRTLLPPALPEVPGVQVAAYYHPASPDEVGGDFYDLFPLTGGTWGFFLGDVSGKGAGAAVVTSLARYTLRAAATYDPDPATVLTHLNTVLHQEYDGADPRYCTVVHGVVRPGDGGAAVTLGSGGHPPALLLRADGTSAFLTVPGGQLVGAFPHARFATVDVFLAPGDTLLLYSDGLTEARTHGRTRYSGERLRAHLTGRVPTTAPSVVAAVTDLLAGFGDGVDDDTALLALSIPFPGGDPP
- a CDS encoding STAS domain-containing protein, with the protein product MTTDGNRMRPQDLVRVTPERTGDAVVLTVSGEIDLLSASVLSNAITEALADPPGLLVLDLSGVSFLASIGITALLEARHGAGHGTRVRVVAPEGSVVARTLQLTGLREALGVTTTRDAALAR
- a CDS encoding VOC family protein, which encodes MITFAGMSLPVTSLDRSLPFYTSLGFTTEVRNGRFALLRLGTGTLGLLELGAVVSRETTRLRAFVQVELLADDLDELYADFVARGVPVLGPPRDRGFERQLQLRDPDGFTVEFADHSPR
- a CDS encoding pyridoxamine 5'-phosphate oxidase family protein; translation: MTAWREFEAAEPEFAKRVRTLFDAHKHKTIATLRADGSPRISGIETRFTDGELTFGSMPNARKGADLARDPRFALHSATVDPVEGEEAAWPGEAKIAGRAVPGDGDGFRVDIAEVVHTHLNAAATLLVVEWWTPSGGLRKVERE